One part of the Odontesthes bonariensis isolate fOdoBon6 chromosome 15, fOdoBon6.hap1, whole genome shotgun sequence genome encodes these proteins:
- the nmu gene encoding neuromedin-U isoform X2, whose amino-acid sequence MKTFQCQSQPAQRGDPSSLHSLSAMSPLNTASITLAALLILTIPACAPADLKQATTDQRQLLRQVDAVCSSYLSADLKSRASDVLGELCVLMLVQKSKELRVQENSKRTSQLHPLLHLVSQLHTRGERGLSMRAELQGPGGIESRGHFLYRPRNGRRSLEYE is encoded by the exons ATGAAGACGTTCCAGTGCCAAAGCCAGCCTGCGCAGCGCGGAGACCCCAGCAGCCTGCACAGCCTCAGCGCCATGAGTCCCCTCAACACGGCCAGCATCACTCTCGCAGCCCTGCTCATCCTCACCATACCAGCCT GTGCTCCAGCAGATCTTAAGCAGGCCACGACAGATCAGAGGCAGCTACTTCGCCAG GTAGACGCGGTGTGCTCTTCCTACCTCTCTGCAGACCTGAAGTCCAGG gcatCTGATGTCTTAGGAGAGCTCTGTGTGTTGATGCTCGTTCAGAAGTCAAAG GAGCTGAGAGTGCAAGAAAATAGTAAAAGG ACGTCTCAGTTGCACCCTCTGCTGCATCTAGTTTCTCAACTCCATACCAGAGGAGAGAGAGGACTCTCTATGCGC GCTGAACTCCAGGGACCCGGGGGAATCGAGAGCAGAGGCCACTTCCTCTACCGG CCACGAAATGGAAGAAGATCCTTAGAATATGAATGA
- the nmu gene encoding neuromedin-U isoform X3 — protein sequence MKTFQCQSQPAQRGDPSSLHSLSAMSPLNTASITLAALLILTIPACTSAPADLKQATTDQRQLLRQVDAVCSSYLSADLKSRASDVLGELCVLMLVQKSKELRVQENSKRAELQGPGGIESRGHFLYRPRNGRRSLEYE from the exons ATGAAGACGTTCCAGTGCCAAAGCCAGCCTGCGCAGCGCGGAGACCCCAGCAGCCTGCACAGCCTCAGCGCCATGAGTCCCCTCAACACGGCCAGCATCACTCTCGCAGCCCTGCTCATCCTCACCATACCAGCCTGTACGA GTGCTCCAGCAGATCTTAAGCAGGCCACGACAGATCAGAGGCAGCTACTTCGCCAG GTAGACGCGGTGTGCTCTTCCTACCTCTCTGCAGACCTGAAGTCCAGG gcatCTGATGTCTTAGGAGAGCTCTGTGTGTTGATGCTCGTTCAGAAGTCAAAG GAGCTGAGAGTGCAAGAAAATAGTAAAAGG GCTGAACTCCAGGGACCCGGGGGAATCGAGAGCAGAGGCCACTTCCTCTACCGG CCACGAAATGGAAGAAGATCCTTAGAATATGAATGA
- the nmu gene encoding neuromedin-U isoform X1, whose translation MKTFQCQSQPAQRGDPSSLHSLSAMSPLNTASITLAALLILTIPACTSAPADLKQATTDQRQLLRQVDAVCSSYLSADLKSRASDVLGELCVLMLVQKSKELRVQENSKRTSQLHPLLHLVSQLHTRGERGLSMRAELQGPGGIESRGHFLYRPRNGRRSLEYE comes from the exons ATGAAGACGTTCCAGTGCCAAAGCCAGCCTGCGCAGCGCGGAGACCCCAGCAGCCTGCACAGCCTCAGCGCCATGAGTCCCCTCAACACGGCCAGCATCACTCTCGCAGCCCTGCTCATCCTCACCATACCAGCCTGTACGA GTGCTCCAGCAGATCTTAAGCAGGCCACGACAGATCAGAGGCAGCTACTTCGCCAG GTAGACGCGGTGTGCTCTTCCTACCTCTCTGCAGACCTGAAGTCCAGG gcatCTGATGTCTTAGGAGAGCTCTGTGTGTTGATGCTCGTTCAGAAGTCAAAG GAGCTGAGAGTGCAAGAAAATAGTAAAAGG ACGTCTCAGTTGCACCCTCTGCTGCATCTAGTTTCTCAACTCCATACCAGAGGAGAGAGAGGACTCTCTATGCGC GCTGAACTCCAGGGACCCGGGGGAATCGAGAGCAGAGGCCACTTCCTCTACCGG CCACGAAATGGAAGAAGATCCTTAGAATATGAATGA